A window from Malania oleifera isolate guangnan ecotype guangnan chromosome 7, ASM2987363v1, whole genome shotgun sequence encodes these proteins:
- the LOC131160914 gene encoding uncharacterized protein LOC131160914 translates to MGYAKGSTRWYLKAAKSIQAPSASAATLASAFTLISTAAQSSSTQELGLSSEAPSWFLSFQQDFSSFSFEVRTGLQNIKAKVTSLDKRVTLIEQYHTKTSKSSDPMEISSAYQSTNDDDGDDDGNDDDDANDDDARNSENEGDEENTDEEGTQEEGGEEADKGDDSVEED, encoded by the coding sequence ATGGGCTATGCTAAGGGAAGTACCAGATGGTATTTGAAAGCTGCTAAGTCTATACAAGCACCATCTGCATCTGCAGCAACTTTAGCCTCAGCCTTTACTCTAATATCAACAGCAGCTCAATCCTCTTCCACACAAGAACTTGGCTTATCTTCAGAAGCACCTTCttggttcttatcctttcaacAAGACTTTTCTAGTTTCTCTTTTGAAGTACGCACTGGTCTTCAGAATATCAAGGCCAAGGTCACATCACTTGATAAACGGGTCACTCTTATAGAGCAATATCATACCAAAACTTCTAAGAGCAGTGATCCCATGGAAATTAGCTCTGCTTATCAGAGTACaaatgatgatgatggtgatgatgatggtaatgatgatgatgatgcaaatGATGATGATGCAAGAAATTCTGAAAATGAAGGTGATGAAGAAAACACTGACGAAGAAGGGACtcaagaagaaggaggagaagaagcAGACAAAGGAGATGATTCTGTAGAAGAAGACTAG